The Nitratidesulfovibrio sp. genome includes the window CTGGAATCCCTGCGCGTGAAGCCCGGCACCGACCTGATGGCCCTGGCCCAGTCCATGGGCCAGAACTGGAACGACTTTTCGGCCAACAACCCCGCGTTCCGGCGCTACATATCCCCGCCGGACTCCCACACCACCGTCTATGTGCACCCCATGCACCTTGAAGCGGCCAACGCGTTCCTGGCCAAGCCGCAGCAGCGCAGCTACGCGGGCTGGCGGGTGTACAAGATACGCCAGGGCGACACGCTGGACCGCATCGGCAAGCGTTGCGGGGTGCCCGTTTCGGTGCTGAAGCGGGTCAACAAGGCCAGCGGCAAGTTGCAGGTGGGCCAGGAGCTGATGATCCCAGGCGGGGGCGATGCGTCGGGCTTCACCGCGCAAGCGGAGCCAGTGTCGTCGAAATCGGCGGCCAAGCCCGGCAGGCCAGACAGCGCGGACAAGCCGTCCTCCTCGCGCACCCGCGACATTGCCGAGCGCCGCGCCAGTTACATCGTCAAGCAGGGCGACACCCTGTACGGCATCGCCAAGGCCCAGGGCAGCAGCGTGGAAACCCTGCAAAAGGCCAACGGTCTTTCCGGCATTGCCCTGCAGGTTGGGCAGAAGCTGTACATCCCCGACGCCGGGGCCGAGGCCACGGCCATTGCCCGGCAAGAAGCGGAGGCCGCCAACAAGGCCATCGTGGCCAGCGCTTCGCGCGGCGGTGCCGAGCGCGCCGCCACGCCGGTGGCCGTGGCCGCCGTGTCCAAGGGGGGGAGTGGCAAGGCTTCCGCCGTGCAACCCGCCGCACGGTCCACCGCGCCGCTGGGTCGGGCCATCGTGTACAAGGTGCAAGAGGGTGACACCATGTGGGCCATCGCCCGCAAGTTCAACGTGCCGCCAAAGGACCTGTTGCGCTGGAACAACCTGGAGCGCGATGCACAGCTGAAGCCCGGCGATCAGATCACCGTGC containing:
- a CDS encoding LysM peptidoglycan-binding domain-containing protein — encoded protein: MQRTRLLSSALRARRAVRHVLVLVVVALLAAGCAPKKNIPPVQPAEACPVPPTVTVPAAEPEEVVELPIPPADDGVPLTPQEWAALNSSGELDKDLTPEARRDVELHFKYFTHRARGTFERYLKRSQNYLPHIREVFRQQGIPEEVAYLAIVESGFNPNAVSPAGAVGVWQFMPYTGMRYGLSYSWWMDERRDPYKSARAAADYLQKLYGDFGDWHLALAAYNAGEGKISRALEGTGAEDFFDLRAKNHMLDGKAQLKDETRQYVPRFIAVCKIMRNLESLGFQTPDYSCAPKLESLRVKPGTDLMALAQSMGQNWNDFSANNPAFRRYISPPDSHTTVYVHPMHLEAANAFLAKPQQRSYAGWRVYKIRQGDTLDRIGKRCGVPVSVLKRVNKASGKLQVGQELMIPGGGDASGFTAQAEPVSSKSAAKPGRPDSADKPSSSRTRDIAERRASYIVKQGDTLYGIAKAQGSSVETLQKANGLSGIALQVGQKLYIPDAGAEATAIARQEAEAANKAIVASASRGGAERAATPVAVAAVSKGGSGKASAVQPAARSTAPLGRAIVYKVQEGDTMWAIARKFNVPPKDLLRWNNLERDAQLKPGDQITVHAAQ